A window from Agelaius phoeniceus isolate bAgePho1 chromosome 13, bAgePho1.hap1, whole genome shotgun sequence encodes these proteins:
- the ULK3 gene encoding serine/threonine-protein kinase ULK3 isoform X2: MAGPGWAPPRLDEFILTEPLGSGTYATVYKAYRKRDTREVVAIKCVNKRSLNRASVENLLTEIEILKTIRHPNIVELKDFQWDSDHIYLIMEFCAGGDLSRFIRTRRMLPEKVARVFLQQLACALKFLHDHNISHLDLKPQNILLSAPENPQLKLADFGFAQYMSPWDEKHVLRGSPLYMAPEMVCRQHYDARVDLWSVGVILYEALFGKPPFASRSFAELEEKIRSDRAVELPSRPQLSLECRDLLAQLLERDPRKRISFECFFAHPFVDMEHVPGPESLGKATDLVVEAVRKDQEGDAAAAFSLYRKALEYFVPALHYESDVRRKEAIRAKVRQYISRAEELKVLVTSSNKNLLEKGNPARELLKEMAKDKPRLCAALEVASAAIAKEEEGRDDSDALELYQQSLGELLLLLAAEPAGRRRELLHAEIQTLMARAEYLKDQIKMREAQSMGKEALAESVRSACTLQ; encoded by the exons ATGGCCGGGCCCGGCTGGGCCCCGCCGCGCCTCGACGAGTTCATCCTCACCGAGCCCCTCGGCTCCGGCACCTACGCCACCGTCTACAAGGCCTACAGGAAG AGGGACACGCGTGAGGTGGTGGCCATCAAGTGCGTCAACAAGAGGAGCCTGAACCGGGCATCGGTGGAGAACCTGCTGACAGAGATCGAGATCCTCAAGACCATCCGCCATCCCAACATTGTGGAGCTCAAGGACTTCCAG TGGGACAGTGACCACATCTACCTGATCATGGAGTTCTGTGCTGGGGGGGACCTGTCCCGCTTCATCCGGACGCGCCGGATGCTCCCCGAGAAGGTGGCACGCgtcttcctgcagcagctcg cctgtgccctgaAGTTCCTCCACGACCACAACATCTCCCACCTGGACCTGAAGCCGCAGAACATCCTCCTGAGCGCGCCAGAGAACCCCCAGCTGAAACTGGCAG ATTTTGGCTTTGCTCAGTACATGTCCCCGTGGGACGAGAAGCACGTGCTGCGCGGCTCCCCGCTCTACATGGCCCCCGAGATGGTGTGTCGGCAGCACTACGACGCCCGCGTGGACCTCTGGTCTGTGGGCGTCATCCTTTATG AAGCACTTTTTGGGAAGCCGCCCTTCGCTTCCCGCTCCTTCGCCGAGCTGGAGGAGAAGATCCGCAGTGACCGGGCTGTGGAG cttcCCAGCCGGCCCCAGCTCTCTCTGGAATGCCGGGATCTcttggcacagctgctggagagggaccCTCGGAAGCGCATCTCCTTCGAGTGCTTCTTTGCCCACCCCTTCGTGGACATGGAGCACGTGCCCGGCCctgagagcctgggcaaggcg acTGACCTGGTGGTGGAGGCGGTGAGGAAGGATCAGGAGGGAGACGCCGCTGCCGCCTTCTCCCTCTACCGCAAAGCCCTGGAGTATTTCGTGCCAGCACTGCACT ATGAGAGCGACGTGCGGCGCAAAGAAGCCATCCGGGCCAAG GTGAGGCAGTACATCTCCCGAGCAGAGGAGCTGAAGGTGTTGGTCACCTCCAGCAACAAGAACCTCCTGGAGAAAGGAAACCCAGCCAGAGAGCTCCTTAAAG AGATGGCCAAGGACAAACCTCGGCTCTGCGCGGCGCTGGAAGTGGCCTCAGCTGCCATTGCCAAG gaggaggagggcagggatgacAGTGACGCCCTGGAGCTGtaccagcagagcctgggggagctgctgctgctcctggccg CGGAGCCGGCGGGACGGCGGCGGGAGCTGCTCCACGCAGAG ATCCAGACCCTAATGGCCCGAGCCGAGTACCTGAAGGATCAGATCAAG ATGCGGGAGGCACAATCCATGGGCAAAGAGGCACTGGCAGAGTCCGTCCGGAGCG CCTGTACCTTGCAGTGA
- the CPLX3 gene encoding complexin-3 has translation MAFMVKSMVGGQLKNLTGGLGGEEKSEGEKSPAEAQGMTREEYEEYQRQLVEEKMERDAQFAQRKAERATVRSHFRDKYRLPKNETDDNQIQLVGGDVELPKELAKMIEQDNEEEEEKNSVIGQLSNIQNLDLDSLKDKASATLEDLKQSAEKCSVM, from the exons ATGGCGTTCATGGTGAAGAGCATGGTGGGGGGGCAGCTGAAGAACCTCACGGGCGGCCTGGGCGGCGAGGAGAAGAGCGAGGGCGAGAAGTCTCCGGCCGAGGCGCAGGGCATGACCCGCGAGGAGTATGAGGAGTACCAGCGGCAGCTGGTGGAGGAGAA GATGGAGAGAGATGCTCAGTTTGCCCAGCGCAAGGCGGAGAGAGCCACGGTCAGGTCCCACTTCCGAGACAAGTACAGGCTGCCCAAG AACGAGACGGATGACAACCAGATCCAGCTGGTGGGAGGCGACGTGGAGCTGCCCAAGGAGCTGGCCAAGATGATCGAGCAGGAcaacgaggaggaggaggagaagaactCGGTGATCGGCCAGCTCAGTAACATCCAGAACCTGGACCTTGATTCCTTGAAGGACAAAGCCTCGGCCACGCTAGAGGACCTGAAGCAATCAGCGGAGAAGTGCTCCGTGATGTga
- the ULK3 gene encoding serine/threonine-protein kinase ULK3 isoform X1, producing the protein MAGPGWAPPRLDEFILTEPLGSGTYATVYKAYRKRDTREVVAIKCVNKRSLNRASVENLLTEIEILKTIRHPNIVELKDFQWDSDHIYLIMEFCAGGDLSRFIRTRRMLPEKVARVFLQQLACALKFLHDHNISHLDLKPQNILLSAPENPQLKLADFGFAQYMSPWDEKHVLRGSPLYMAPEMVCRQHYDARVDLWSVGVILYGGFGFYCSKGLFSGLLPPSPYSPTSPFPPTEALFGKPPFASRSFAELEEKIRSDRAVELPSRPQLSLECRDLLAQLLERDPRKRISFECFFAHPFVDMEHVPGPESLGKATDLVVEAVRKDQEGDAAAAFSLYRKALEYFVPALHYESDVRRKEAIRAKVRQYISRAEELKVLVTSSNKNLLEKGNPARELLKEMAKDKPRLCAALEVASAAIAKEEEGRDDSDALELYQQSLGELLLLLAAEPAGRRRELLHAEIQTLMARAEYLKDQIKMREAQSMGKEALAESVRSACTLQ; encoded by the exons ATGGCCGGGCCCGGCTGGGCCCCGCCGCGCCTCGACGAGTTCATCCTCACCGAGCCCCTCGGCTCCGGCACCTACGCCACCGTCTACAAGGCCTACAGGAAG AGGGACACGCGTGAGGTGGTGGCCATCAAGTGCGTCAACAAGAGGAGCCTGAACCGGGCATCGGTGGAGAACCTGCTGACAGAGATCGAGATCCTCAAGACCATCCGCCATCCCAACATTGTGGAGCTCAAGGACTTCCAG TGGGACAGTGACCACATCTACCTGATCATGGAGTTCTGTGCTGGGGGGGACCTGTCCCGCTTCATCCGGACGCGCCGGATGCTCCCCGAGAAGGTGGCACGCgtcttcctgcagcagctcg cctgtgccctgaAGTTCCTCCACGACCACAACATCTCCCACCTGGACCTGAAGCCGCAGAACATCCTCCTGAGCGCGCCAGAGAACCCCCAGCTGAAACTGGCAG ATTTTGGCTTTGCTCAGTACATGTCCCCGTGGGACGAGAAGCACGTGCTGCGCGGCTCCCCGCTCTACATGGCCCCCGAGATGGTGTGTCGGCAGCACTACGACGCCCGCGTGGACCTCTGGTCTGTGGGCGTCATCCTTTATGGTGGGTTTGGCTTTTATTGCTCCAAGGGGCTCTTCTCAGGGCTGCTTCCCCCCTCTCCATATTCCCCCacctctccttttccccccaCAGAAGCACTTTTTGGGAAGCCGCCCTTCGCTTCCCGCTCCTTCGCCGAGCTGGAGGAGAAGATCCGCAGTGACCGGGCTGTGGAG cttcCCAGCCGGCCCCAGCTCTCTCTGGAATGCCGGGATCTcttggcacagctgctggagagggaccCTCGGAAGCGCATCTCCTTCGAGTGCTTCTTTGCCCACCCCTTCGTGGACATGGAGCACGTGCCCGGCCctgagagcctgggcaaggcg acTGACCTGGTGGTGGAGGCGGTGAGGAAGGATCAGGAGGGAGACGCCGCTGCCGCCTTCTCCCTCTACCGCAAAGCCCTGGAGTATTTCGTGCCAGCACTGCACT ATGAGAGCGACGTGCGGCGCAAAGAAGCCATCCGGGCCAAG GTGAGGCAGTACATCTCCCGAGCAGAGGAGCTGAAGGTGTTGGTCACCTCCAGCAACAAGAACCTCCTGGAGAAAGGAAACCCAGCCAGAGAGCTCCTTAAAG AGATGGCCAAGGACAAACCTCGGCTCTGCGCGGCGCTGGAAGTGGCCTCAGCTGCCATTGCCAAG gaggaggagggcagggatgacAGTGACGCCCTGGAGCTGtaccagcagagcctgggggagctgctgctgctcctggccg CGGAGCCGGCGGGACGGCGGCGGGAGCTGCTCCACGCAGAG ATCCAGACCCTAATGGCCCGAGCCGAGTACCTGAAGGATCAGATCAAG ATGCGGGAGGCACAATCCATGGGCAAAGAGGCACTGGCAGAGTCCGTCCGGAGCG CCTGTACCTTGCAGTGA